From the genome of Burkholderia cepacia ATCC 25416:
CGCGAGCATCCCGCCCGCGCGCCAGCTGATCAGGCGCGGCGCGACGTTCGAGAAGTCGAACGCGGGCGACACGAAGTTCGCGACGATGTTGATGCCGATCGTCGCGATCGTGAACGTCAGCGCGCCGAGGATCACCGCGGTCGGATGGTCGATGCGGCCGACCGTCTCGACCGGGTCGGTGATGAGTTCGCCGAACACGGGCAAGGTCGCTGCCGTCGTGATCACCGTGACGAGCGAGAACGCGAGGAAGTTGACCGGCAGCCCCCAGAAATTACCGCGCTTCACTTCGCCGAACGAGCGGCAGTAGCGCGAGAAATCGCCGAAGTTCAGCATCGGCCCGGAGAAGTACGACACGACCAGCGACACGGCCGTGATCATCACCGGAATCACTTCCGCGCCGTGATACTTGACGCCGCCGAGGTTGATGCCGATGTTGCGCCAGCCCGCGCGCCACACCATGTAGCCGGCGAGGATGAACATCACGACGTAGACGGCCGGCCCCGCGAAGTCGATGAACTTCTTGATCGTCTCCATCCCGTTCCAGAACACGAACGCCTGGAGCACCCACAGCAGCATGAAGCCGGCCCAGCCCACCGCCGACAGCCCGAGGAAGCCGTAGCGATGCACGTCCGCGTAAGGCAGCCATTGCGGGAAGAATTTCAGCACGACGATCACGAGCGCGCTCGACGCGAGATAGGTCTGGATGCCGTACCACGCGATCGCGATCAGCCCGCGAATCACGGCCGGCACGTTCGCGCCGAGCACGCCGAACGTCGCGCGGCACGCGACCGGATACGGCACGCCGATCTGCTGGCTCGGCCGTGCGATCAGGTTGCACAGCACGTTCACGAGGCTGATCCCGACGATCAGCGCGATCAGCACCTGCCAGCTCGTCAGCCCGAGCGCGAACAGGCTGCCCGCGAACACGTAGCCGCCCACGCTGTGCACATCCGACATCCAGAACGCGAAGATATTGTACGAACCCCATGTCTGGTTTTTCAGGGGTGCCAAATCTTCGTTATACAGACGTTCGCTGTAACCCTTCGGCAGCGTCGGGTCGCCGCCCTCGCCGCCTTCTTCGGCCGGATAAGCGCTATCGTGCGCCACACTGAACTGAGCCATGACTTCTCCTTGACGCGACCGGATGGCCGCTCCACCGTCATCGATATCGCTCCGGATCGACGCCCGGAGTCGGACCAGCGGCCCGCGGCAAACGCCGCGGGCCTGCATTTCGCTCGTTATGTGGCGCGCGGCCGGGTTCGCGTCGCCGCTCAGGCGCCGCCGAACACTTCGCGCAAATCGACCTGCCCTTGTGCGGGCCGGTCCAGCATCTTCAGTTCGACATGCTGCAGGTGGTGCGCCATCAGCGTCACCGCCCGCTTCGGATCGCCCGCCTCCAGCGCGGCGAGGATCTCTTCGTGGTCGTCGCACGAGCACGGGCTGCGCCCGTGCGATTCGTACAGCGCCGACATCAGCGTCGAGCGTGCGACGAGCCCTTCGAGGCACTCGCTGAGCGTCGCATTGCCCATCAGCGTGGCGAGCGCCGTGTGGAATTCGCCCGACAGCCGGATCCACGCCGCGAAGTCGTGCCGCTCGAACGCCTTGCGTTCCTTGTCGATCAGCGCGGCGACGCCCTTCAGCCGCTTCGCGCCGGGCCCGGTCGCGAGCCGCTCGACCACGGCGAGCTCGATGATCCGGCGCATCTCGAACACCTCGTGCACGTCCTGCAGCGTCGGGCTCGCGACGAACGCGCCGCGGTTCGGCTCGAGCTCGACGAGCTTGTCGGTCGCGAGCTGCGCAAGCGCCTGGCGGATCGTCCCGCGCTTCACGCCGAATACGTCGCAGAGCTGCGCCTCCGTCAGCTTCGAACCAGGCGCGAGCCGATGCTCGAGGATCGCCGTGCGGATCCGCTCGGCGATCGCTTCGGGGCTGGCTGCACCGGACAGGTGGGCTTCGGGCTCGTTCATGATCGGCATCGTGTGATGATCCTCATCCTAGGGCGGACATAAAGATTGTCAACAATTCTTTTCCAGCATTGCGCACAATCAGCGTGCATCGACGCGACCCCGTTCGGTGCATGATGCGTCGAATCCATGCACGACAAGGCCGAGACGTACGACAGAGGCCCTTCTCGTCGTATACCCTCCCGGCTTTTTTGTTGACAAAACTGGTGCAAAATTCGGCGACCGTGCTGCGGATGTCGACGAAAAAACTTGATCGTTAGTTGCGTGCTTACCTAAAGAAAAAGGCGGGAAACCCGCCTTTCGATCGATCTCACCCATCTCAGCCGAGGTGCGGATAGTCGGACAGCGTGAGCCGGAAACCGTGCGCATTCGCGACCAGCTGCGCGTGCGCGCCGAACGGCAGCGTCAGCAGGTCGGGCACGTGGCCGAACTGGAGCCCCGTGACGACCGGAATCCCGACCACCGCGCGCACCTGCTCGATCATCGCCTGCATGTCGTAGCCGTTGTCGTACTCGAACGGCCGCGCACCGGTGAACTGGCCGAGCACCAGCGCCTGCTGGCGTGCGAGCAGCCCCGACAGGTGCAGTTGATAGATCATCCGCTCGATCCGGAACGGCTGCTCGTTGACGTCCTCGATGAACAGGATGCCGCCTTCGATGTCGGGCATGTACGGCGTGCCGACGAGCGACGAGAGGATCGCGAGGTTGCCGCCCCACAGCGTGCCCGTCACGTTCACGCTCTGCACCTGCGGCGCGTCGGCGACGATCGTCGTGCTCGGCTGCGTCAGCGTCTGCCAGAAGTGCTGCATCGTGAAGTCGCTCGGCGTTTCCGCGCCGAAATCGGCGGACAGCATCGGGCCGCCGAACGTCTTGATGCGTGCCTTCGCGTACAGCGCGAGCTGGAGTGCCGTGAAGTCGCTGTGGCCGACGAGCGCGACCGGCTGGTCGCGCAGCCTGCGTTCGAGCCCGCGATAGTCGAGCCCGTGCAGGATGCGCGCGGCGCCGTAGCCGCCGCGCACCGCCAGCGCGATGTCCGGCAGCGGCCGCTCGGGATCGGCAAGACGGTTCAGGTCGCCTGCCCGCTCGCCGTCGGTGCCGCCGAACCGCTGGAAGCGCCGCTGCGTCGCCTCGATGTTCTCGATGCGGTGCTGTGCGGTGCTGAGGCGCTCGAGCGCGCGGTTGATCGCGTCGGGGTCGTGCGGATAGCCGGACGGCGCAAGCAGCCGGATGGTGTAGGACGCGGCGGGCTGGAAGGACATGGCGAAAGGTGTCGGGTCGTCAAACCTGCTTAGAGGGTCTGAACCGTCTCCGGTTCACGAAGCCGTACATGCCCCGGCTTGGGTCGGGGCGGCGGGCGCGCCTATGACGCGCCGGATTCGGCGTCGCGGGCCAGCCGCGCTTCGCGCAGCGCGCGACGGCGCTCGGCGAAGAACGACTTCAGCGCGGCGCCGCACTCGTCGGCGAGCACGCCGCCGGTCACTTCGGTATGGTGGTTCAGCTGCGGATTCGCGAACGCGTCGATCACGCTGCCGCAGGCGCCCGTCTTCGGATCGGCGGCGCCGTAGACGACCCGCGCGATACGCGCATGCATGATCGCGCCCGCGCACATCAGGCACGGTTCGAGCGTCACGTACAGCTCGCAGCCGGGCATCCGGTAATTCTGCAGATGCTGCGCGGCCATGCGCAGGGCGGCCATTTCCGCATGGGCCGACGGGTCGTGCCCGCCGATCGGATGGTTGAAGCCGCGCGCGATCACTTCATCGCCGCGCACGAGCACCGCACCGACCGGCACTTCGCCGGCCGCGCGCGCCTCTTCGGCGGCGGCCTGCGCGAGACGCATGAAATGCAGGTCGCGCGCCGATACGGGCGCAGCTTCGGGAACGGGGGAATCGGCGGCGGGTTCGGCCGCCGGGGTGTCTGCCGGGCGGGCTGCGTCGTGCAGCGCGTCGGACGTCACATCGGCCCCGCTTCGGCGGACGCTTCGTCGAGCCCGCGCTCGCACAGGCGCTCCGCGATGCGCCGGCAGTAATCGCGCGGCATCACCATCGGGCCGCCGCGCAGCGATTCGAGCGCCATGTCGAGCGCGAGGATCTTCGCCTGCAGCCGGCACCGCGCGGCGCGGTCGCTGACCGCCTGCACTTCGTCGTGCAGGTTGCGCAGCGCGCGCAATTGCTCGACGGCCGGCGGCACGAAGCCCGCATTCTTCAGGATACGGTTGGCCACCCGCACCTCCTCGGGCACGAGCAGGTCGTCATCCAGCGCCTGCGGCGCGCCGGTACCCGGCAAATCGTCGAACTCGCCCCGCGCGGCGGCGGCGGCAATACGTTGTTCGACCAGGGCGTCAAGCAATCTCATCAGTCAATCGGAACAATGCGGCAGGCCGAATTCTAGCAGGGTGACGCGGGTATGACAGGCCCTTCGAATATATGCTCGACATTGCGTTTTTAGGGGCCGAATCGCCGCGCATGCGTGCCGATCGGCATCATTTGCCGCGCTGCTGCGCCGCAGCGGGCTGCGGGCTGTCCAGACACCCGCGAACGGACGCAATGCCGGCCCTGTTTTTTTGTCAGTGGCAGCGCGGGGCCGAGCCGCGCCGATACGGTGAAATTCAGGCCGCCGTGTTTCCGCCGCCGGGTCACGCGGCCACCGTTTCCGGCCGCGCTTTCGCGAACGGGCGGAACATCATCGCCATCAGGAACGCGCCGACGCCGATCGCGAACGAACCGACGTACAACCAGCCATAGCTGCCGAACGTATCGACGATCAGACCGCCGGCCACGGGGCCCGCGGCCATCCCGAGGCTGCCGGCCATCGCGCAGCCGCCGATCACGGTGCCCATCATCCGCAGCGGGAAGTTCTCGCGCGCGAGCACCGAATACAGCGGCATCACGCCCGCATAGATGAAGCCGAACAAGGTCGCGACCGCGTAGAACCCGTCGAGCGTGCGCACGAAGTCGTACCCGAGCGCGCCGAGCGCCTGCGCAAACAGCCCGGCCACCAGCGTGCGCTTCGCGCCGATGCGGTCGCCCAGGATCCCGAACGCGATCCGGCCGCCCATGCCGGCGAGCCCTTCGACGCTGTAGATCGACACCGCGACGATCAACGGAATCCCGCAAGTCACCGCGTAGCTGACCGTATGGAAGATCGGGCCGGAATGCGTCGCGCAACAGAAGAAGTTGGTCAGCAGCAGCACGATGAACTGCGGCGAACGCAGCGCGTGCGCGACCGACATCGCCGCGGGGTCACCGGCCGGCGCAGGAGCCGCGGAGGCCGCCGGGGCCGCATGCGCGCCGTCGAGCGCGGGCGCCCGGCGCACCAGCAGCGACACCGGAATCATCACGACGGCCGCCAGCGCCGCAATCAGCAGCATCGACGTGCGCCAGTCGCGCACCGACACGAGCCACGCGGCCAGCGGGGCCATCGTCATCGGCGCCATCCCCATGCCGGCCGACACGAGCGACACCGCCAGGCTGCGGTGCGTGTCGAACCAGCCCGTCACGCATGCCATCATCGGCGCGAATATCGCGGCCGTCGCACCGCCGACGGCGAGGCCGAAAGTCAGCTGGAACGCGAGCAGCGACGGCGCGCGGCTCGCCAGCGCCAGGCTTGCCGACAGCAGGACGGCGCCCGTCATGACGACCGGGCGCGTGCCGACGCGGTCCGACAGGCTGCCCCACCCCATGCTCGCGAAGGCCATCGCGATGAAGCCGAGCGTCATCGCGCCGGAAATGCCGGTCATCGACCAGCCGGTGTCGCGCGCGATCGCGCGCAGGAAAACGGGCAGCGAAAACATCGCGCCGATGGCGATGCAGCCCATCAAGCCGCCCGCGGCGACGATGACCCAGCGGTATCGGGAATCCGGCATGGGATGTCTCCTTTTCGTTACGGCAATCCTCGGTACCCGGGCGCTACCCGCACGGTGCAATGCCCGGTCGACATGGATACGACGGACGACGCATCGGGAAATCGACACGCGCGGCACATGCGCCCGCGAATTTCCTGATTGTCCGCCGCTCCACTTCACCCGTCATGGGGGGATCGGATCGACACATCACGCCGGATCGTCCGTTCGGTCTGCCCCTGCCGCCGTGCTTTTCCGGAATCGGAAAGTCGAAATCAGAAATCGTTGGTTGGGACGCGCGATCGCGCTGACTACACTCGAACGATCTTGTCATAACAAGTTGATCGATGACCTCACCCAACGTCGTGCCGCTGTCCGCGGCCCCGCTCTACGTGCAGATCAAGGACACGCTGCGCGCACGCATCCTCGACGGCACCTATGCGCCGCACAGCCGGATGCCTTCGGAGCATGAACTCTGCGCGGCGTTCGGCGTCAGCCGGATCACGGTGCGCCAGGCGCTCGGCGATCTGCAGAAGGAAGGACTGCTGTTCAAGCTGCACGGCAAGGGCACCTTCGTGTCGAAGCCGAAGGCATTCCAGAACGTGACGTCGCTGCAGGGCTTCGCCGAGGCGATGTCGTCGATGGGCTACGAGATCGTCAACCAGGTGCGCAGTGTCCGAACCGTCAAGGCCGACCGCCATCTCGCAACGAAGCTGAACGTGCCGGAAGGCGCGCCGCTCGTCGAGATTCACCGCGTGCGGCTGCTGAACCGCGAGCCCGTGTCGCTCGAACAGACCTGGGTGCCCGAGGCGCTCGGCAAGCGCCTCGCGGGTGCCGATCTCGCGACCCGCGACATCTTCCTCGTGCTGGAAAACGACTGCGGCATTCCGCTCGGCCATGCCGACGTGTCGATCGACGCGATCCTCGCCGACGACGAGATCGTCGATGCGCTGCACGTCGAGGAAAGCAGCCCCGTGCTGCGCATCGAGCGCCTCACGCATGACGCGTCGGGTGCACCGATCGACTACGAATATCTGTACTTCCGCGGCGATGCCTTCCAGTACCGGCTGCGCATCGACCGGCAAAAACCGCGCAAACCTGCAAGGAAACAATGATGACTACCCATGTGCTCGAATACGACATCGTCGTGGTCGGCGGCGGCACGGCCGGCCCGATGGCGGCGATCAAGGCGAAGGAGCGCGACCCGTCCCTGCGCGTGCTGCTGCTCGAAAAAGCCAACGTGAAACGCAGCGGCGCGATCTCGATGGGGATGGACGGCCTGAACAACGCGGTGATTCCCGGGCATGCGACGCCCGAGCAATACACGCGCGAGATCACGATCGCCAACGACGGGATCGTCGACCAGGAAGCCGTGTACGCGTATGCGACACACAGCTTCGCGACGATCGAGCAGCTCGACCGCTGGGGCGTGAAGTTCGAGAAGGACGGCACCGGCGACTATGCGGTGAAGAAGGTCCATCACATGGGTTCGTACGTGCTGCCGATGCCGGAAGGACACGACATCAAGAAGGTGTTGTACCGGCAACTGAAGCGCGCGCGCATCGCGATCACGAACCGGATCGTCGCGACGCGCGTGCTGACCGACGCACAGGGCCGCGCGAGCGGCGTACTCGGCTTCGACTGCCGCACGGCCGAGTTCCACGTGATCCGCGCGAAGGCCGTGATTCTCTGCTGCGGCGCGGCCGGCCGCCTCGGCCTGCCGGCCTCGGGCTACCTGATGGGTACGTACGAGAACCCGACCAACGCGGGCGACGGCTACGCAATGGCCTATCACGCCGGTGCCGCGCTCGCGAATCTCGAGTGCTTCCAGATCAATCCGCTGATCAAGGACTACAACGGCCCCGCGTGCGCGTACGTGACGGGCCCGCTCGGCGGTTTCACCGCGAACGGCAAGGGCGAACGCTTCATCGAATGCGACTACTGGAGCGGCCAGATGATGTGGGAGTTCTACCAGGAACTGCAAAGCGGCAACGGCCCCGTGTTCCTCAAGCTCGATCATCTCGCGGAGGAAACGATCCAGACCATCGAGCAGATCCTGCATACGAACGAGCGGCCGAGCCGCGGCCGCTTCCATGCGGGGCGCGGCACCGACTACCGCAGCCAGATGGTCGAGATGCACATCTCCGAGATCGGTTTCTGCAGCGGCCACAGCGCGTCCGGCGTGTACGTGAACGCACGCGCGGAGACGACCGTGCCCGGCCTTTACGCGGCCGGCGACATGGCGGCCGTCCCGCACAACTACATGCTCGGCGCATTTACGTACGGCTGGTTTGCCGGGCAGAACGCGGCCGATTACGTGGCCGGCCGCGAGCATGCGCCGGTGAACGACGAACAGGTCGCCGCCGAACGCAAGCGCGTGCTTGCCCCGCTGCTGCGCGAGCGCGGCCTGGCACCGGCGCAGGTCGAATACAAGCTGCGCCGCATGGTGAACGACTATCTGCAACCGCCGAAAGTGACACGCAAAATGGAAATCGGGCTGCAGCGCTTCGATGCCATTACCGAGGATATCGAAGAGATAAAGGCAAGCCATCCGCACGAACTGATGCGCGCCGCCGAGGTGCGCGCGATCCGCGACTGCGCGGAAATGGCCGCGCGCGCGTCGCTGTTCCGCACCGAGAGCCGCTGGGGGCTGTACCACCATCGCGTCGACTTTCCGCATCGCAACGACGCCGAATGGTTCTGCCACACCTGGCTGCGCAAGGACGCCGACGGCGCGATGCGCAGCGAGAAGCGCCCGGTCGAACCGTACGTCGTGCCGCTCGCCGACGACGATCGCGGCGCCTACACGAATCTTCGCATCCGCGAACCGGCCGCGCTCGCGGCCGCCCTCTGAGGAGCCCTACCGTGCCCCATACCCCGCACGACATCTTCCTGCGCAGCAGCGCGCCCGTGACGATCGACGAGGAACGCTGCATTGCCGACAAGGGCTGCACCGTCTGCGTCGACGTGTGCCCGCTCGACCTGCTCGCGATCGACGTGACCAAGGGCAAGGCCTACATGCAGTTCGACGAATGCTGGTACTGCATGCCGTGCGAGCGCGACTGCCCGACCGGCGCGGTCAAGGTCGACATCCCTTACCTGCTGCGCTGAGCGCGCGCGCGGCCGGTCGTCGTCGCGCCGCCCGCGCGGGCCGTGCATCGACGACGTGACGGCCGGACCGGCGTTCGCCAGGTTCGCGCCATCATGCCGCGCCGCCCATGCATCGCGCTGCGCGAGCAGCGGCTTTTTCACCGAACCGATCCTTTGCCCATGACCGCTTTCTCTTCCACCGCCTCGCTGCCCGGCACGCACGATCCGGATCGTGCCGCACTCGCCCTCCGCCTCGCCGCGCCCGACGCATCCGTGCGCCGCATCGCACTGATCGAGCTTGCCGATCTCGAGGAATCCGATCTGGTGCCGTCATTCGTTGCGGCACTGTGCGACGATCCGTCGGCCGACGTACGCAGCGAGGCTGCGCGCGTGCTCGGCGCATGGGAACAGCCCGACGTCGTCGACGCACTGTGCGGCGCATTGCTCGATCCGGACGAAGGTGTACGCGCCTCCGCCGCGCAGAGCCTGTCCGAACTGAAGGACGCGGCATCGGGTGCCGTGCTGTGCCGATGGGCCGACCGGCCCGAGTCGTTCGTGCGCCGTGCCGTGCTGCGCGGATTGCGCGAGTTGCGCGACCCCGGCGCGTTCGCGCCCGCGCTGCGCGCACTCGATGCCGAACACGCCGCCGTGCGCGCCGAAGCCGTCGCGGTGCTCGGCTGGCTCAGGGATCCGCGTGCGCTGCCGTCGCTCGCGTGCATCGCGACCACCGATGCCGCAGCGGACGTGCGACGCGCCGCGGTCGGCGCGATCGGGTTCGCGGCACCCGACGATGCGGCCACCATCGACGCACTGCTCGCCGCGCTGCGCGACCGCGAATGGCAGGTGCGCGAGGAAGCGGCCACGACGCTCGGCAAGTTGCGGGTCGCGGCCGCGCGCGACCCGCTCGCCGCCGCGCTCGACGACGACTACTGGCAGGTGCGCTTGCGTGCCGCGCGTGCGCTCGGGCAACTGCGCGATGCTGCTGCGGCGCCGGCCGTCGTCGCACTGATGTCGCATGCGATCAGCAACCTGCGCAAGGAAGCCGCGCTTGCGCTCGGTGAATTGCGCGACCGCGCGACGTTGCCCGCGCTCACCCACGCGCTGGAGGATCACGATCCGGAAGTACGCAAAGCCGTGCGAATCGCGATCCGGCAAATCGACGACGCGCCGCGATGATCGCGCCGACCGAAATTGCACTCGATCACGCTACACGCACGTTGACGCTCCGCTGGCCGGACGGTCGCACGCAACACATCGGTTATGCGCGGCTGCGCGGCGATTGCCCGTGTGCGGAATGCCGAAGGATCCGGCTCGACGGCGGTCGTGTCGATGCGCGGCCCGACCTGACGCTGGCCGGCCTCGAAGCAGCCGGATACGGCATCCGCGCCCTCTTCGGCGACGGCCATGCCCGCGGCATCTATCCGTGGCCGTTTTTGGCCGACATGGCTGACATTGCTGACAGGGCGGACACGACGGCGCGGCCGTGACGTGGCTCCCGCGGGTGCGGGGACGACATGGCAGACGTGCGGAAACGCTGCGATACTGACGCCCACGATCGTCTCCACCCACCGTGGGAGTCACAACATGCAAACCGCAGTCGGATTCATCGGCCTCGGCGTGATGGGCACGCCGATGGCGCTCAATCTCGCGCGGGCCGGCACGCCGCTCGTCGTATGGAGCCGGTCGCACGGCAGCGACGATGCGTTGCGCGACGCCGGCGCACGCGTGGCCGAGCACGCCGACGACGTGTTCGCCGCCTGCTCCACCGTGATCCTGATGCTCGCGAACGACGCGGCAATCGACGCCGTTCTCGCGCGCGGCACGCCCGGTTTTGCTACCCGTGTCGGCGGGCACACCATCGTGAACATGGGCACGAACGCACCCGGTTATTCGCGCGCGCTGGCCGATGAAATCGCCGCCGCGTCGGGCCGTTACGTCGAAGCGCCGGTGTCGGGTTCGCGCAAGCCGGCCGAAGCCGGCCAACTCGTCGTGATGCTCGCCGGCGCGCCGGACGACGTCGACGCCGTCCGCGCGCTCGTGAAGCCGCTGTGCCGCGACAGCTTCGTGTGCGGCGACGTACCGTCGGCGCTGACGATGAAGC
Proteins encoded in this window:
- a CDS encoding NCS1 family nucleobase:cation symporter-1, with the protein product MAQFSVAHDSAYPAEEGGEGGDPTLPKGYSERLYNEDLAPLKNQTWGSYNIFAFWMSDVHSVGGYVFAGSLFALGLTSWQVLIALIVGISLVNVLCNLIARPSQQIGVPYPVACRATFGVLGANVPAVIRGLIAIAWYGIQTYLASSALVIVVLKFFPQWLPYADVHRYGFLGLSAVGWAGFMLLWVLQAFVFWNGMETIKKFIDFAGPAVYVVMFILAGYMVWRAGWRNIGINLGGVKYHGAEVIPVMITAVSLVVSYFSGPMLNFGDFSRYCRSFGEVKRGNFWGLPVNFLAFSLVTVITTAATLPVFGELITDPVETVGRIDHPTAVILGALTFTIATIGINIVANFVSPAFDFSNVAPRLISWRAGGMLAAVASIFITPWNLFNNPAVIHYTLDVLGAFIGPLYGVLIADFYLVKRGRLVRDDLYTMSESGTYWYTGGVNRRALVALLPAAVIAIVCVMVPGWQGVANFSWFIGAGLGFVFYRLLVNTKA
- a CDS encoding GntR family transcriptional regulator encodes the protein MPIMNEPEAHLSGAASPEAIAERIRTAILEHRLAPGSKLTEAQLCDVFGVKRGTIRQALAQLATDKLVELEPNRGAFVASPTLQDVHEVFEMRRIIELAVVERLATGPGAKRLKGVAALIDKERKAFERHDFAAWIRLSGEFHTALATLMGNATLSECLEGLVARSTLMSALYESHGRSPCSCDDHEEILAALEAGDPKRAVTLMAHHLQHVELKMLDRPAQGQVDLREVFGGA
- the ldcA gene encoding muramoyltetrapeptide carboxypeptidase; the protein is MSFQPAASYTIRLLAPSGYPHDPDAINRALERLSTAQHRIENIEATQRRFQRFGGTDGERAGDLNRLADPERPLPDIALAVRGGYGAARILHGLDYRGLERRLRDQPVALVGHSDFTALQLALYAKARIKTFGGPMLSADFGAETPSDFTMQHFWQTLTQPSTTIVADAPQVQSVNVTGTLWGGNLAILSSLVGTPYMPDIEGGILFIEDVNEQPFRIERMIYQLHLSGLLARQQALVLGQFTGARPFEYDNGYDMQAMIEQVRAVVGIPVVTGLQFGHVPDLLTLPFGAHAQLVANAHGFRLTLSDYPHLG
- the tadA gene encoding tRNA adenosine(34) deaminase TadA — translated: MTSDALHDAARPADTPAAEPAADSPVPEAAPVSARDLHFMRLAQAAAEEARAAGEVPVGAVLVRGDEVIARGFNHPIGGHDPSAHAEMAALRMAAQHLQNYRMPGCELYVTLEPCLMCAGAIMHARIARVVYGAADPKTGACGSVIDAFANPQLNHHTEVTGGVLADECGAALKSFFAERRRALREARLARDAESGAS
- a CDS encoding DnaJ family domain-containing protein; amino-acid sequence: MRLLDALVEQRIAAAAARGEFDDLPGTGAPQALDDDLLVPEEVRVANRILKNAGFVPPAVEQLRALRNLHDEVQAVSDRAARCRLQAKILALDMALESLRGGPMVMPRDYCRRIAERLCERGLDEASAEAGPM
- a CDS encoding MFS transporter, which gives rise to MPDSRYRWVIVAAGGLMGCIAIGAMFSLPVFLRAIARDTGWSMTGISGAMTLGFIAMAFASMGWGSLSDRVGTRPVVMTGAVLLSASLALASRAPSLLAFQLTFGLAVGGATAAIFAPMMACVTGWFDTHRSLAVSLVSAGMGMAPMTMAPLAAWLVSVRDWRTSMLLIAALAAVVMIPVSLLVRRAPALDGAHAAPAASAAPAPAGDPAAMSVAHALRSPQFIVLLLTNFFCCATHSGPIFHTVSYAVTCGIPLIVAVSIYSVEGLAGMGGRIAFGILGDRIGAKRTLVAGLFAQALGALGYDFVRTLDGFYAVATLFGFIYAGVMPLYSVLARENFPLRMMGTVIGGCAMAGSLGMAAGPVAGGLIVDTFGSYGWLYVGSFAIGVGAFLMAMMFRPFAKARPETVAA
- a CDS encoding GntR family transcriptional regulator, which produces MTSPNVVPLSAAPLYVQIKDTLRARILDGTYAPHSRMPSEHELCAAFGVSRITVRQALGDLQKEGLLFKLHGKGTFVSKPKAFQNVTSLQGFAEAMSSMGYEIVNQVRSVRTVKADRHLATKLNVPEGAPLVEIHRVRLLNREPVSLEQTWVPEALGKRLAGADLATRDIFLVLENDCGIPLGHADVSIDAILADDEIVDALHVEESSPVLRIERLTHDASGAPIDYEYLYFRGDAFQYRLRIDRQKPRKPARKQ
- a CDS encoding fumarate reductase/succinate dehydrogenase flavoprotein subunit produces the protein MTTHVLEYDIVVVGGGTAGPMAAIKAKERDPSLRVLLLEKANVKRSGAISMGMDGLNNAVIPGHATPEQYTREITIANDGIVDQEAVYAYATHSFATIEQLDRWGVKFEKDGTGDYAVKKVHHMGSYVLPMPEGHDIKKVLYRQLKRARIAITNRIVATRVLTDAQGRASGVLGFDCRTAEFHVIRAKAVILCCGAAGRLGLPASGYLMGTYENPTNAGDGYAMAYHAGAALANLECFQINPLIKDYNGPACAYVTGPLGGFTANGKGERFIECDYWSGQMMWEFYQELQSGNGPVFLKLDHLAEETIQTIEQILHTNERPSRGRFHAGRGTDYRSQMVEMHISEIGFCSGHSASGVYVNARAETTVPGLYAAGDMAAVPHNYMLGAFTYGWFAGQNAADYVAGREHAPVNDEQVAAERKRVLAPLLRERGLAPAQVEYKLRRMVNDYLQPPKVTRKMEIGLQRFDAITEDIEEIKASHPHELMRAAEVRAIRDCAEMAARASLFRTESRWGLYHHRVDFPHRNDAEWFCHTWLRKDADGAMRSEKRPVEPYVVPLADDDRGAYTNLRIREPAALAAAL
- a CDS encoding 4Fe-4S dicluster domain-containing protein, with the translated sequence MPHTPHDIFLRSSAPVTIDEERCIADKGCTVCVDVCPLDLLAIDVTKGKAYMQFDECWYCMPCERDCPTGAVKVDIPYLLR
- a CDS encoding HEAT repeat domain-containing protein, which produces MTAFSSTASLPGTHDPDRAALALRLAAPDASVRRIALIELADLEESDLVPSFVAALCDDPSADVRSEAARVLGAWEQPDVVDALCGALLDPDEGVRASAAQSLSELKDAASGAVLCRWADRPESFVRRAVLRGLRELRDPGAFAPALRALDAEHAAVRAEAVAVLGWLRDPRALPSLACIATTDAAADVRRAAVGAIGFAAPDDAATIDALLAALRDREWQVREEAATTLGKLRVAAARDPLAAALDDDYWQVRLRAARALGQLRDAAAAPAVVALMSHAISNLRKEAALALGELRDRATLPALTHALEDHDPEVRKAVRIAIRQIDDAPR
- a CDS encoding gamma-butyrobetaine hydroxylase-like domain-containing protein, coding for MIAPTEIALDHATRTLTLRWPDGRTQHIGYARLRGDCPCAECRRIRLDGGRVDARPDLTLAGLEAAGYGIRALFGDGHARGIYPWPFLADMADIADRADTTARP
- a CDS encoding NAD(P)-dependent oxidoreductase; the encoded protein is MQTAVGFIGLGVMGTPMALNLARAGTPLVVWSRSHGSDDALRDAGARVAEHADDVFAACSTVILMLANDAAIDAVLARGTPGFATRVGGHTIVNMGTNAPGYSRALADEIAAASGRYVEAPVSGSRKPAEAGQLVVMLAGAPDDVDAVRALVKPLCRDSFVCGDVPSALTMKLAVNLFLITMVTGLTEATHFAQSHGIDLARFADVLNAGPMASDVSRVKLGKLVAADFSVQAAITDVLKNARLVAESARGANIASPLLDICHALYGETERAGHGADDMVAVIRAIEQRTHDAR